One segment of Streptomyces sp. NBC_01463 DNA contains the following:
- a CDS encoding rhamnogalacturonan acetylesterase translates to MLTARRTAPALLTALAAVTALAAPAVAVSSAPASGAGAPAGCTGSAPVVCHFDVAPGTYRVTARIGGAAEGRTTVTAETRRTVLGETATAAGRQVIRSFTVDVREPEGEPTGASGSPGLDLAFGGPAPLLAGLRVTPAARTPQLFLIGDSTVCDQLGSPYTGWGQELPQYLRAGISVSNHADSGESSQTYLDQPQLFPAVRPLIRRGDTVLIQLAHNDKQTTEADYRASLTTMIDAIRAEGGRPVLVTPIVRRWFNTDGTLDNGTALLVNGLGVDLPAQIRLLAAEHGVPLVDLTALTRRRVEELGPDASKALYLTDEKRDNTHTSERGATEYAAMVRDALREQHLLPGRLFR, encoded by the coding sequence GTGCTCACTGCACGCAGAACCGCACCAGCCCTGCTGACGGCCCTGGCGGCCGTGACCGCCCTCGCCGCGCCCGCCGTCGCTGTGTCGTCCGCCCCGGCATCCGGCGCGGGCGCCCCCGCCGGGTGCACCGGAAGCGCCCCGGTGGTCTGTCACTTCGACGTGGCCCCCGGCACCTACCGCGTCACCGCACGCATCGGCGGCGCGGCCGAAGGCCGGACGACGGTCACGGCCGAGACGCGGCGCACCGTGCTGGGGGAGACCGCGACCGCCGCCGGGCGGCAGGTGATCCGCTCCTTCACGGTCGACGTGCGCGAGCCCGAGGGTGAACCCACCGGAGCGAGCGGCAGCCCCGGGCTCGACCTCGCCTTCGGCGGCCCGGCCCCGCTCCTCGCGGGACTGCGCGTGACCCCGGCCGCCCGCACCCCGCAGCTGTTCCTGATCGGCGACTCGACCGTCTGCGACCAGCTCGGCAGCCCCTACACAGGGTGGGGCCAAGAGCTTCCGCAGTACCTCCGGGCGGGCATATCGGTGTCGAACCACGCCGACTCCGGGGAGAGTTCACAGACCTACCTCGACCAGCCCCAGCTCTTCCCCGCCGTCCGCCCGCTGATCCGCCGCGGCGACACCGTGCTCATCCAGCTCGCCCACAACGACAAGCAGACGACCGAGGCCGACTACCGGGCCAGCCTCACCACCATGATCGACGCGATCCGGGCCGAGGGCGGCCGGCCGGTGCTGGTCACCCCGATCGTCCGCCGCTGGTTCAACACCGACGGCACGCTGGACAACGGCACCGCCCTGCTGGTCAACGGCCTCGGCGTCGACCTGCCCGCGCAGATCCGCCTCCTGGCCGCCGAGCACGGCGTGCCGCTCGTCGACCTGACCGCGCTCACCCGGCGACGCGTCGAGGAACTGGGACCGGACGCCTCGAAGGCGCTCTACCTCACCGACGAGAAGCGCGACAACACGCACACCTCCGAGCGCGGGGCGACGGAGTACGCGGCCATGGTCCGCGACGCGCTGCGCGAGCAGCACCTGCTGCCGGGCCGCCTGTTCCGCTGA
- a CDS encoding DUF5703 family protein — protein MPEYEFVDVYVPRGVSRKETARLLTDHAEYGHWELDRLTLRLDGSRRVRLRRRIIRQLRATW, from the coding sequence ATGCCGGAATACGAATTTGTCGACGTGTACGTGCCGCGCGGGGTGTCCCGGAAGGAGACGGCCCGGCTGTTGACCGACCATGCCGAGTACGGGCACTGGGAGTTGGACCGACTGACGCTGCGCCTGGACGGCAGCCGCCGGGTGCGGCTGCGCCGGCGGATCATCCGCCAGCTGCGGGCCACCTGGTGA
- a CDS encoding pseudouridine synthase, translated as MRGRAKPPPSPLAQRDGVDPVRVRLPEDPDGRWPTVRDHLLARFGDAIGAERVDAMLAGGRFVFARGAVTGDEPYTTGRYLWFHRDFAPEEPVPFPVGVVYRDAHLVVADKPHFLATTPRGRHITETAVARLRRELELPRLQPAHRLDRLTAGLVLFVVRPEERGAYQTLFRDRLVRKEYEAVAPYDPALVLPRTVRSRIVKERGVIAAREEPGEPNSESRIELLEHRGGLGRYRLLPATGRTHQLRVHMNGLGLPLVHDPVYPRVEADPAPDDFSHPLQLLARVLEFTDPVTGGPRRFESGLRLSAWPEG; from the coding sequence ATGAGGGGGCGCGCGAAGCCCCCGCCGTCACCGCTGGCCCAGCGCGACGGAGTCGATCCGGTGCGGGTGCGGCTGCCGGAGGATCCGGACGGGCGGTGGCCGACGGTCCGTGACCATCTGCTGGCCCGGTTCGGCGACGCGATCGGTGCGGAGCGGGTCGATGCCATGCTGGCCGGGGGCCGGTTCGTCTTCGCCCGAGGCGCGGTGACGGGCGACGAGCCGTACACAACGGGCCGGTACCTCTGGTTCCACCGGGACTTCGCCCCGGAGGAGCCGGTGCCGTTCCCGGTCGGAGTGGTGTACCGGGACGCGCACCTGGTCGTCGCGGACAAGCCGCACTTCCTGGCGACGACCCCGCGCGGCCGGCACATCACCGAGACGGCGGTGGCCCGGCTCCGCCGCGAGCTGGAGCTGCCCCGGCTGCAGCCCGCCCACCGGCTGGACCGGCTGACCGCGGGCCTCGTGCTGTTCGTCGTGCGGCCCGAGGAGCGGGGCGCGTACCAGACGCTGTTCCGGGACCGGCTCGTGCGCAAGGAGTACGAGGCGGTGGCACCGTACGATCCGGCGCTGGTCCTCCCCCGTACGGTGCGCAGCCGCATCGTGAAGGAGCGCGGGGTGATCGCCGCCCGCGAGGAGCCGGGCGAGCCGAACAGCGAGAGCCGGATCGAGCTGCTGGAGCACCGGGGCGGGCTCGGCCGCTACCGGCTGCTGCCCGCCACCGGGCGCACCCATCAGCTGCGGGTCCACATGAACGGCCTGGGGCTGCCGCTGGTCCACGACCCCGTCTATCCCCGGGTCGAGGCCGACCCCGCCCCCGACGACTTCTCGCACCCGCTGCAACTGCTCGCCAGGGTGCTGGAGTTCACCGATCCGGTCACGGGAGGGCCGCGCCGCTTCGAGAGCGGGCTGCGGCTCTCCGCGTGGCCGGAGGGGTGA
- the chpH gene encoding chaplin ChpH yields MIKKIVAAAAVTGGLVLAGAGMAVADSGAQGAAVGSPGVLSGNVVQVPVHVPVNVCGNTISVIGLLNPAFGNTCVNA; encoded by the coding sequence ATGATCAAGAAGATCGTCGCCGCTGCGGCTGTCACCGGTGGTCTGGTGCTCGCGGGCGCCGGCATGGCCGTCGCCGACTCCGGCGCCCAGGGTGCCGCTGTCGGCAGCCCCGGCGTGCTCTCGGGCAACGTCGTTCAGGTCCCCGTCCACGTTCCCGTGAACGTGTGCGGCAACACGATCTCCGTGATCGGGCTGCTGAACCCGGCCTTCGGCAACACCTGCGTCAACGCCTGA
- a CDS encoding MBL fold metallo-hydrolase, which produces MTARIDHLVTSGTFALDGGEWDVDNNVWIVGDDTEAVVIDAAHDAAAIEAALGGRTLRAIICTHAHNDHIDAAPALAAATGAPVLLHPDDLPLWKQTHPDRAPDGELADGQEIRVAGTTLTVLHTPGHAPGAVCLYAPELSTVFTGDTLFQGGPGATGRSFSHFPTIVASIRDRLLALDPATAVRTGHGDSTTIGAEAPHLEEWITRGH; this is translated from the coding sequence ATGACCGCCCGCATCGACCACCTCGTCACCTCCGGCACCTTCGCCCTCGACGGCGGCGAGTGGGACGTCGACAACAACGTCTGGATCGTCGGCGACGACACCGAGGCCGTCGTCATCGACGCCGCCCACGACGCCGCCGCCATCGAGGCCGCGCTCGGCGGCCGTACGCTGCGCGCCATCATCTGCACCCACGCGCACAACGACCACATCGACGCGGCCCCGGCGCTCGCCGCGGCCACCGGCGCACCCGTCCTGCTCCACCCCGACGACCTGCCGCTGTGGAAGCAGACCCATCCCGACCGGGCCCCCGACGGCGAACTGGCCGACGGCCAGGAGATCCGGGTCGCGGGCACCACCCTCACCGTCCTGCACACCCCCGGCCACGCCCCGGGCGCCGTCTGCCTGTACGCCCCCGAGCTGTCCACCGTCTTCACCGGTGACACGCTCTTCCAGGGCGGGCCCGGCGCCACCGGCCGTTCCTTCTCGCACTTCCCGACGATCGTCGCCTCGATCAGGGACCGGCTGCTCGCCCTGGACCCGGCGACCGCCGTCCGTACGGGACACGGCGACTCCACCACCATCGGCGCGGAGGCCCCGCACCTGGAGGAGTGGATCACCCGCGGTCACTGA
- a CDS encoding aldo/keto reductase, which translates to MEQRHLGRTGLRVSRIGLGTLTWGRDTDEHDAAAQLKAFWEVGGTLVDTADVYGGGESEYLLGRLVEGLVPRRDLVIATKAGSVADPYRRFNGSRGHLLAALDASLERLGTDYVDLWQVHAFDPMTPLDETLQALDLAVASGRARYAGVAGFCGWQLAKAATWQLASPGVRTRLASTQMEYSLLQRGVEREVLPAALDLGVGLLPSSPLGRGVLTGKYRTGTPADSRGASELLAPFVEPYLDDPASRIVDAVATAADGLATTPLQVALAWVRDRPGVVAPIVGARNAQQLTEALSVEALSLPDEICQALDDVSAPVHRYPDQDWSTL; encoded by the coding sequence ATGGAGCAGAGGCATCTCGGCCGCACCGGCCTTCGAGTGTCCCGGATCGGGCTCGGCACCCTCACCTGGGGCCGGGACACCGACGAGCACGACGCTGCCGCGCAGTTGAAGGCCTTCTGGGAGGTGGGCGGCACCCTGGTCGACACCGCCGACGTCTACGGCGGGGGCGAGTCCGAGTACCTCCTCGGGCGCCTGGTCGAGGGTCTGGTGCCGCGGCGCGATCTGGTCATCGCGACCAAGGCCGGCAGCGTGGCCGATCCGTACCGCCGGTTCAACGGCTCCCGCGGGCATCTGCTGGCCGCCCTGGACGCCTCGCTGGAACGGCTCGGCACGGACTACGTGGACCTGTGGCAGGTCCACGCCTTCGACCCCATGACCCCGCTGGACGAGACCCTCCAGGCCCTGGACCTGGCGGTGGCCAGCGGACGCGCCCGCTACGCGGGGGTGGCCGGCTTCTGCGGCTGGCAGCTGGCCAAGGCCGCGACCTGGCAGCTCGCCTCGCCCGGGGTGCGTACCCGGCTGGCGAGTACGCAGATGGAGTACTCGCTGCTGCAGCGGGGGGTGGAGCGCGAGGTGCTGCCGGCCGCGCTCGACCTCGGGGTGGGGCTGCTGCCGTCGTCGCCGCTGGGCCGCGGTGTGCTGACCGGCAAGTACCGCACCGGCACCCCGGCGGACTCGCGCGGGGCCTCCGAGCTGCTGGCCCCGTTCGTCGAGCCGTATCTCGACGACCCGGCGAGCCGCATCGTGGACGCGGTGGCGACCGCCGCCGACGGACTGGCCACCACACCCCTCCAGGTGGCCCTCGCCTGGGTCAGGGACCGGCCCGGGGTGGTGGCCCCGATCGTCGGCGCGCGCAACGCGCAGCAGCTCACGGAGGCATTGTCAGTGGAGGCGCTTAGTCTTCCTGACGAGATCTGCCAGGCGCTCGACGACGTGTCGGCGCCCGTGCACCGCTATCCGGACCAGGACTGGAGCACGCTGTGA
- a CDS encoding DUF4981 domain-containing protein, protein MSRTDTDTLPWYEDPAPGTGGLAPRAWFAASDAGRVSLNGEWAFRLSPAAGTEDESFARPGFDASAWGTVAVPGHWVLQGAGGAPAYTNVVYPFPVDPPRVPDENPTGDHLRTFTLPEDRPEGGETVLRFDGVESCARVWLNGEVLGDFKGSRLPHEFAVGHLLRSGENVLAVRVHAWSSGSYLEDQDQWWLPGIFRDVTLLHRPRAAARDFFVHAGYDHRDGSGTLRVECEGAQGRVLVPELGVDAAAGEPVTLPVEPWTAETPRLYDAELVTPGERIPLRIGFRTVVVEDGVVKVNGRRLLFRGVNRHEFDPETGRAVDLPAMRRDLVLMKQHNINAVRTSHYPPHPAFLDLCDELGLWVIDECDLETHGFVDLEWRNNPVDDDRWTPALLDRAARMVERDKNHASVIIWSLGNECGSGRGLTAMAGWIRGRDPERLVHYEGDLSCKDVDVYSRMYPTHAEVELIGKRSEEPLGDPELDARRRAMPFVMCEYGHAMGNGPGGLSEYQRLFERYERCQGGFVWEWIDHGFAHPEHGFAYGGDFGEELHDGNFVCDGLLFPDRTPSPGLVEYKKVIEPVRIGPGEAAGSFTVTNGHDFTGLEHLEFVWTREVDGAVVASGTLAVPELAPGASAEVTPDAAGDGLWTVRAVLAADTAWAGRGHVVAWGQRETGAAPAAAPAAGERPVRSGGVITLGPGVFDAATGAPVRVGGVPVEGLRLDVWRAPTDNDNGAAWQPDERYGLRWRELGLHRMRHRVDAVETGEDALTVRTRVAPAGWDLGLRTTYRWTAAGDRLGLTVSVVPEGDWPVPLPRLGIRFALPAAYGGARWSGGGPGEAYPDTRAAAMLGTWEREVDALQTPYVRPQENGARVDVRWAELTDPAGAGLRAEGGTPFWFTARRWTSEQLDAAEHLPDLVAGGRVWVNLDHALQGIGSQSCGPGVLPEYRLGVAPAEFSFVFSATG, encoded by the coding sequence ATGAGCCGCACCGACACCGACACGCTGCCCTGGTACGAGGACCCCGCCCCGGGTACCGGCGGGCTCGCGCCCCGGGCCTGGTTCGCGGCCTCCGACGCCGGGCGCGTGTCCCTGAACGGCGAGTGGGCCTTCCGGCTCTCGCCCGCGGCCGGCACCGAGGACGAGTCGTTCGCCCGGCCGGGGTTCGACGCCTCGGCGTGGGGGACGGTCGCGGTGCCCGGGCACTGGGTGCTCCAGGGAGCGGGCGGCGCTCCCGCGTACACGAACGTCGTCTATCCCTTCCCCGTCGATCCGCCCCGGGTGCCGGACGAGAACCCGACGGGCGACCATCTGCGCACGTTCACCCTGCCGGAGGACCGGCCGGAGGGCGGGGAGACGGTGCTCCGCTTCGACGGGGTGGAGTCCTGCGCCCGGGTCTGGCTCAACGGGGAGGTGCTGGGCGACTTCAAGGGGTCCAGGCTGCCGCACGAGTTCGCCGTGGGACATCTGCTGCGGTCCGGCGAGAACGTCCTGGCCGTACGGGTGCACGCGTGGTCGTCGGGAAGCTATCTGGAGGACCAGGACCAGTGGTGGCTGCCGGGCATCTTCCGTGATGTCACGCTGCTGCACCGGCCGCGGGCCGCCGCCCGCGACTTCTTCGTGCACGCCGGGTACGACCACCGGGACGGCTCCGGAACCCTGCGCGTGGAGTGCGAGGGGGCGCAGGGGCGGGTCCTCGTACCCGAGCTGGGTGTCGATGCCGCCGCCGGCGAACCGGTGACGCTGCCCGTCGAACCGTGGACCGCGGAGACACCGCGGCTGTACGACGCGGAGCTGGTGACCCCCGGCGAGCGGATTCCGCTGCGGATCGGCTTCCGTACCGTCGTCGTCGAGGACGGTGTCGTCAAGGTCAACGGCCGGCGGCTGCTGTTCCGCGGCGTGAACCGGCACGAGTTCGACCCGGAGACGGGACGGGCCGTCGACCTGCCGGCCATGCGGCGCGATCTCGTCCTGATGAAGCAGCACAACATCAACGCCGTACGGACCAGCCACTATCCGCCGCACCCCGCCTTCCTCGACCTGTGCGACGAGCTCGGTCTCTGGGTGATCGACGAGTGCGATCTGGAGACACATGGCTTTGTCGACCTGGAGTGGCGCAACAACCCGGTGGACGACGACCGGTGGACCCCGGCGCTGCTCGACCGGGCGGCCAGGATGGTCGAGCGGGACAAGAACCACGCCTCGGTGATCATCTGGTCGCTGGGCAACGAGTGCGGTTCGGGCCGCGGCCTGACCGCGATGGCCGGGTGGATCCGGGGGCGGGACCCGGAGCGGCTGGTGCACTACGAGGGCGACCTCTCCTGCAAGGACGTCGATGTGTACTCCCGGATGTATCCGACCCACGCCGAGGTCGAGCTCATCGGCAAGCGGTCGGAGGAGCCCCTGGGCGACCCGGAGCTCGACGCCCGGCGGCGCGCGATGCCGTTCGTCATGTGCGAGTACGGGCACGCCATGGGCAACGGGCCGGGGGGTCTGAGCGAGTACCAGCGGCTCTTCGAGCGGTACGAGCGCTGCCAGGGCGGCTTCGTCTGGGAGTGGATCGACCACGGCTTCGCCCACCCCGAGCACGGTTTCGCCTACGGCGGGGACTTCGGCGAGGAGCTGCACGACGGCAACTTCGTCTGCGACGGGCTGCTCTTCCCGGACCGCACGCCCTCCCCGGGGCTCGTCGAGTACAAGAAGGTCATCGAGCCGGTGCGGATCGGCCCCGGCGAGGCGGCCGGTTCGTTCACCGTCACCAACGGCCACGACTTCACCGGTCTGGAGCACCTGGAGTTCGTCTGGACCCGCGAGGTGGACGGCGCGGTCGTCGCCTCGGGCACCCTGGCGGTGCCGGAGCTGGCGCCGGGCGCCTCGGCCGAGGTGACGCCCGACGCCGCCGGCGACGGCCTGTGGACGGTACGGGCGGTGCTCGCCGCGGACACCGCCTGGGCCGGGCGCGGGCACGTGGTGGCGTGGGGGCAGCGGGAGACGGGCGCCGCGCCCGCCGCCGCCCCGGCGGCCGGTGAACGGCCGGTGCGGTCCGGTGGCGTGATCACGCTCGGCCCCGGCGTCTTCGACGCGGCGACCGGTGCGCCGGTGCGTGTGGGCGGCGTCCCGGTGGAGGGGCTGCGGCTGGACGTGTGGCGGGCGCCCACCGACAACGACAACGGTGCGGCCTGGCAGCCGGACGAACGGTACGGGCTGCGCTGGCGGGAGCTGGGGCTGCACCGGATGCGGCACCGCGTCGACGCGGTCGAGACGGGCGAGGACGCGCTGACCGTACGGACCCGGGTGGCGCCGGCCGGCTGGGACCTGGGGCTGCGCACCACCTACCGGTGGACGGCCGCCGGGGACCGGCTCGGGCTGACGGTGTCCGTGGTGCCGGAGGGCGACTGGCCGGTGCCGCTGCCCCGGCTCGGCATCCGGTTCGCCCTGCCCGCCGCGTACGGCGGTGCGCGCTGGTCCGGCGGTGGGCCGGGCGAGGCGTATCCCGACACCCGGGCGGCCGCGATGCTCGGGACGTGGGAGAGGGAGGTGGACGCGCTCCAGACGCCGTACGTCAGGCCCCAGGAGAACGGCGCCCGGGTGGACGTCCGGTGGGCCGAGCTGACGGACCCGGCCGGAGCGGGGCTGCGGGCGGAGGGCGGCACGCCGTTCTGGTTCACCGCCAGGCGCTGGACGAGCGAACAGCTGGACGCGGCGGAGCACCTGCCGGATCTGGTGGCCGGGGGCCGTGTGTGGGTCAACCTGGACCACGCGCTGCAGGGCATCGGTTCGCAGTCCTGCGGGCCGGGCGTGCTGCCCGAGTACCGGCTCGGCGTGGCGCCGGCGGAGTTCTCGTTCGTGTTCTCGGCGACGGGCTGA
- a CDS encoding ATP-binding domain-containing protein translates to MTALPRGESPGPSATDDDSVGTDESATAPASAEDADAVADEGEGEDEAGTAEGGTPAGDDDAAPALSEAEAELAAQRELRERIEKRKAEKEGPIPAGTKLSGPAADLLAAVRAVESGEKPGDAFFDSPAPSPARRSVPAPAPVRERAAEPVRVAQGASAEAVAAVAAVLAEGGAPEALAGPAAGTLGAQAAETLRADPWLLLSLPGVTPEHADGFARALLGDGCGPDDERRTAALVGWLLERAALQGHTALDAVQVRAALATRAVTDPEEAVQHAIAEGVVLVFQDGPEDEETPGADAAHAADAADGTAEDADGGAEREPVQVLLGLDRYALAEESLADGLARLVNACEKDADWSDAAAAAPSPSAAELIRTAAAHGLVAHTGGEAARAEPAALIAAANGLGLRALGATHSADGRQRLAAAVGEHGAAVTLAGLLSGSEGPGRDDEGALSVDLIVVLDAPQLDVETGAMLVESLADGTRLVLSGDPGVLGSAGAGRVFADVLAARACPQVVSRTPDPGPIGELVSGIGIGELNQVEAPGKEVVIVPVRDAGEAVHRTVQLVADSVPRVIGVPASDTQVITVGHGGSAGTRALNEALKQRLNPGPGRFGGFDPGDRVAHVPAPGRTVPGVVVSADAEGLHLDCAGSPVVVPQERVAASVRHAWALSAHQAAGMRWPAAVVVLPGDAAQGLSRPWVYTAFSRGERHLSVVHGVDQALPRAVAQSPAQDRTTRLRALLEASGG, encoded by the coding sequence GTGACTGCGCTTCCCCGGGGGGAATCCCCCGGCCCCTCGGCCACCGACGACGACAGCGTCGGCACGGACGAGTCCGCCACCGCACCGGCATCCGCCGAGGACGCGGACGCCGTCGCGGACGAAGGCGAGGGCGAGGACGAGGCCGGGACCGCCGAGGGCGGAACCCCGGCGGGTGATGACGACGCCGCCCCGGCCCTCTCCGAGGCCGAGGCGGAGCTGGCCGCCCAGCGCGAGCTGCGGGAGCGGATCGAGAAGCGCAAGGCCGAGAAGGAGGGCCCCATCCCCGCCGGTACGAAGCTGAGCGGCCCGGCGGCCGATCTGCTGGCTGCCGTGCGGGCCGTGGAGAGCGGCGAGAAGCCCGGCGACGCGTTCTTCGACTCCCCCGCCCCGTCCCCGGCCCGCCGGAGCGTCCCCGCACCGGCGCCGGTGCGCGAGCGCGCCGCCGAGCCCGTCCGGGTGGCCCAGGGGGCGTCCGCGGAGGCCGTGGCCGCCGTGGCGGCCGTCCTGGCCGAGGGAGGGGCTCCGGAGGCCCTGGCGGGCCCGGCGGCGGGCACCCTGGGCGCGCAGGCCGCCGAGACGCTGCGCGCGGACCCGTGGCTGCTGCTGTCCCTCCCCGGCGTCACCCCCGAGCACGCCGACGGCTTCGCCCGGGCGCTGCTGGGCGACGGCTGCGGCCCCGACGACGAGCGGCGCACCGCCGCCCTCGTCGGCTGGCTGCTGGAGCGCGCCGCCCTGCAGGGCCACACCGCGCTGGACGCGGTGCAGGTGCGCGCCGCGCTCGCCACGCGGGCGGTGACCGACCCCGAAGAGGCCGTGCAGCACGCGATCGCCGAGGGCGTCGTCCTGGTCTTCCAGGACGGTCCGGAGGACGAGGAGACCCCCGGAGCCGACGCAGCCCACGCAGCCGACGCAGCCGACGGGACGGCCGAAGACGCGGACGGGGGCGCCGAGCGGGAGCCGGTGCAGGTGCTGCTCGGGCTCGACCGGTACGCCCTGGCCGAGGAGAGCCTCGCCGACGGGCTGGCCCGCCTGGTCAACGCCTGCGAGAAGGACGCCGACTGGTCGGACGCCGCCGCCGCGGCCCCCTCCCCCTCGGCCGCCGAACTGATCCGTACGGCCGCGGCCCACGGCCTCGTCGCGCACACGGGCGGCGAGGCGGCGCGGGCCGAACCCGCCGCGCTGATCGCCGCGGCGAACGGGCTCGGACTGCGCGCCCTGGGCGCCACGCACAGCGCGGACGGCCGGCAGCGGCTGGCCGCGGCTGTGGGCGAGCACGGGGCGGCCGTCACCCTGGCCGGGCTGCTGTCCGGCTCCGAGGGCCCCGGCCGGGACGACGAGGGTGCGCTCTCCGTCGACCTGATCGTCGTGCTGGACGCCCCGCAGCTGGACGTCGAGACCGGCGCGATGCTGGTGGAGTCCCTGGCCGACGGCACCCGCCTGGTGCTGAGCGGCGATCCCGGCGTGCTGGGGTCGGCGGGCGCGGGACGGGTGTTCGCCGACGTGCTGGCCGCCCGGGCCTGCCCCCAGGTCGTCTCCCGCACCCCGGACCCCGGACCGATCGGGGAGCTGGTCTCCGGCATCGGTATCGGTGAGCTGAACCAGGTGGAGGCCCCGGGCAAGGAGGTCGTGATCGTCCCCGTGCGCGACGCGGGCGAGGCGGTGCACCGCACGGTGCAGCTGGTCGCCGACTCGGTGCCCCGTGTCATCGGGGTACCGGCATCGGACACCCAGGTCATCACCGTCGGACACGGCGGCTCCGCGGGAACGCGGGCGTTGAACGAGGCGCTGAAGCAGCGGCTCAACCCGGGCCCCGGCCGCTTCGGCGGCTTCGACCCCGGGGACCGGGTGGCCCATGTCCCGGCGCCGGGCAGGACCGTGCCCGGCGTGGTCGTCTCGGCCGACGCCGAGGGCCTGCACCTGGACTGCGCGGGGTCCCCCGTCGTCGTACCGCAGGAGCGGGTAGCCGCTTCCGTCCGGCACGCCTGGGCGCTCAGCGCCCACCAGGCGGCGGGCATGCGCTGGCCCGCGGCCGTCGTCGTGCTGCCGGGTGACGCGGCGCAGGGGCTGAGCCGCCCCTGGGTCTACACCGCGTTCAGCCGCGGCGAGCGGCATCTGTCGGTGGTGCACGGCGTCGACCAGGCCCTGCCGCGTGCGGTCGCCCAGTCCCCCGCCCAGGACCGCACCACCCGGCTGCGCGCGCTGCTGGAGGCGTCCGGGGGCTGA
- a CDS encoding M20/M25/M40 family metallo-hydrolase, with the protein MSETKAARPGPGETAENEVVDLCRDLIRIDTSNYGDHSGPGERLAAEYVAEKLAEVGLEPKIFESHKGRASTVARIEGEDPSKPALLIHGHTDVVPANAHDWTHHPFSGEIADDCVWGRGAVDMKDMDAMTLAVVRDRMRSGRKPPRDIVLAFLADEEAGGTYGARYLVDKHPDLFEGVTEAIGEVGGFSFTVNENLRLYLVETAQKGMHWMRLTVDGTAGHGSMTNDDNAITELCEAVGRLGRHKWPVRVTKTVRSFLDELSDALGTPLDPEDMDATLAKLGGIAKMVGATLRNSAAPTMLGAGYKVNVIPGQATAHVDGRFLPGYEQEFLADLDRILGPRVKREDVHGDKALETDFDGSLVDAMQIALKAEDPIARAVPYMLSGGTDAKSFDDLGIRCFGFAPLKLPPELDFAGMFHGVDERVPVEGLKFGARVLDRFIDNS; encoded by the coding sequence GTGAGCGAGACCAAAGCGGCCAGGCCCGGCCCGGGTGAGACCGCCGAGAACGAGGTCGTGGATCTCTGTCGTGACCTGATCCGGATCGATACCAGCAACTACGGAGACCACTCCGGGCCCGGCGAGCGGCTGGCCGCGGAGTACGTGGCGGAGAAGCTCGCGGAGGTCGGTCTCGAGCCGAAGATCTTCGAGTCCCACAAGGGCCGCGCCTCCACGGTGGCGCGGATCGAGGGCGAGGACCCGTCCAAGCCGGCCCTGCTGATCCACGGGCACACCGACGTCGTCCCGGCGAACGCCCACGACTGGACCCACCACCCCTTCTCCGGGGAGATCGCGGACGACTGCGTGTGGGGCCGGGGCGCGGTCGACATGAAGGACATGGACGCCATGACCCTCGCGGTCGTGCGTGACCGGATGCGCAGTGGCCGCAAGCCCCCGCGCGACATCGTGCTGGCCTTCCTCGCGGACGAGGAGGCGGGCGGGACGTACGGCGCCCGCTATCTCGTCGACAAGCACCCGGACCTCTTCGAGGGCGTCACCGAGGCCATCGGCGAGGTCGGCGGCTTCTCCTTCACGGTCAACGAGAACCTGCGGCTGTATCTCGTCGAGACGGCCCAGAAGGGCATGCACTGGATGCGGCTGACCGTGGACGGCACGGCCGGCCACGGTTCGATGACCAACGACGACAACGCGATCACCGAGCTGTGCGAGGCGGTCGGCCGGCTCGGGCGGCACAAGTGGCCGGTGCGGGTGACCAAGACCGTGCGCTCGTTCCTGGACGAGCTGTCCGACGCGCTCGGCACCCCGCTCGACCCCGAGGACATGGACGCCACGCTGGCCAAGCTCGGCGGCATCGCCAAGATGGTCGGCGCGACCCTGCGCAACTCCGCGGCGCCCACCATGCTCGGCGCCGGCTACAAGGTGAACGTGATCCCGGGGCAGGCGACCGCGCACGTCGACGGCCGCTTCCTGCCGGGGTACGAGCAGGAGTTCCTGGCCGACCTCGACCGGATTCTCGGCCCGCGCGTCAAGCGCGAGGACGTGCACGGCGACAAGGCGCTGGAGACCGACTTCGACGGCTCGCTCGTGGACGCGATGCAGATCGCGCTCAAGGCGGAGGACCCGATCGCCCGGGCGGTCCCGTACATGCTCTCCGGCGGTACGGACGCGAAGTCCTTCGACGACCTGGGGATCCGCTGCTTCGGGTTCGCCCCGCTCAAGCTCCCGCCGGAGCTCGACTTCGCGGGCATGTTCCACGGGGTGGACGAGCGGGTGCCGGTCGAGGGGCTGAAGTTCGGTGCGCGCGTGCTCGACCGCTTCATCGACAACAGCTGA